One window of the Archangium primigenium genome contains the following:
- a CDS encoding DEAD/DEAH box helicase gives MSDIETPEQPGTTAEASSRPAEYVADVSFDDLNISELLRRGITERGYTHPTPVQAKAFGPVVAGRDLIVRSKTGTGKTAAFGLPLLEKLSAEDKRVRALILCPTRELALQVSEELSALGKYKGVKVAAIYGGASMKQQEDALEEGTQIIVGTPGRVFDHINRGNLKLDACTHAVLDEADEMLNQGFYEEVTRILDRLPKDRQVLLFSATVPTDIQNLIARYTTNAETLLLSGDVFTVEHIHHIRYDVSDEYPKPRNLIYVLEAEEPSNAIIFCNTRDDTALVTAVLNRNGFDADLLNGDLPQKERERVMAKVKRGEVAFMVATDIAARGIDISGLEYVINYSLPEDPAVYLHRVGRTGRIGNKGTAINLFSGRELATYTTLEKKFGIKFEKKRMPAPEEAVRLWAERHVREIRDAASGSIFEGFLPLVSHLKGRADSDDLIAFLLKYFFSHLRMEKAKAAEEATGQAASAPSRTSEPRRDKRGERERPPRREERGGERPPRREERRAEGPGESRREERRDERTGDKRRRDRPDRAPGRSLEAAPGEVKLWINLGSEDGLGPGSIVTALEEAGAPANTVVRADLKPGFAYVFVSEGDLAAYEALSGKQYKDKTLKVEKSRPRGERDPNRPPPSPDAGPGEAKLKFNLGTDDGLDEAGFIAALEAAGAPAGQVTRALLRGHYGYAYVPEDSAQAFESLEGKGHGQKTLKVDRHRPRGTRERPPRPERTETPEQPGQARLWVGLGRSDVADEATVTSTLESLGAPAGKVQRVELKSTYAYVFIADEDVAAFEALHGKSYGENKTLKLERARRK, from the coding sequence ATGAGTGACATCGAAACCCCGGAGCAGCCGGGTACCACTGCCGAAGCCTCGTCCCGCCCCGCCGAGTACGTGGCGGACGTCAGCTTCGATGACCTGAACATTTCCGAGCTCCTGCGCCGTGGCATCACCGAGCGGGGCTACACCCACCCCACCCCTGTCCAGGCCAAGGCGTTCGGGCCCGTGGTCGCGGGGCGGGACCTCATCGTGCGCAGCAAGACGGGCACGGGCAAGACGGCCGCCTTCGGCCTGCCCCTGCTCGAGAAGCTGTCGGCCGAGGACAAGCGCGTGCGCGCCCTCATCCTCTGCCCCACGCGTGAGCTCGCGCTCCAGGTGTCCGAGGAGCTCAGCGCCCTGGGCAAGTACAAGGGCGTGAAGGTGGCGGCCATCTACGGCGGCGCCTCCATGAAGCAGCAGGAGGACGCGCTCGAGGAGGGCACGCAGATCATCGTGGGCACGCCCGGCCGCGTGTTCGACCACATCAACCGCGGCAACCTCAAGCTCGACGCCTGCACCCACGCGGTGCTGGACGAAGCCGACGAGATGCTCAACCAGGGCTTCTACGAGGAAGTCACGCGCATCCTCGACCGCCTTCCCAAGGACCGGCAGGTGCTGCTCTTCAGCGCCACGGTGCCCACGGACATCCAGAACCTCATCGCGCGCTACACCACCAACGCCGAGACGCTCCTGCTCTCCGGCGACGTCTTCACCGTCGAGCACATCCACCACATCCGCTACGACGTGTCGGACGAGTACCCGAAGCCGCGCAACCTCATCTACGTGCTGGAGGCCGAGGAGCCCAGCAACGCCATCATCTTCTGCAACACCCGGGATGACACGGCGCTGGTGACCGCGGTGCTCAACCGCAACGGCTTCGACGCGGACCTGCTCAACGGCGACCTGCCGCAGAAGGAGCGCGAGCGGGTGATGGCCAAGGTCAAGCGCGGGGAAGTGGCCTTCATGGTGGCCACGGACATCGCCGCGCGCGGCATCGACATCTCCGGCCTCGAGTACGTCATCAACTACTCGCTGCCCGAGGACCCCGCCGTCTACCTGCACCGCGTGGGCCGCACCGGCCGCATCGGCAACAAGGGCACGGCCATCAACCTCTTCTCCGGCCGCGAGCTGGCCACGTACACCACGCTGGAGAAGAAGTTCGGCATCAAGTTCGAGAAGAAGCGCATGCCCGCCCCCGAGGAGGCCGTGCGCCTGTGGGCCGAGCGCCACGTGCGGGAGATCCGCGACGCCGCCTCCGGCTCCATCTTCGAGGGCTTCCTGCCGCTCGTGTCGCACCTCAAGGGGCGCGCGGACTCGGACGACCTCATCGCCTTCCTGCTCAAGTACTTCTTCAGCCACCTGCGCATGGAGAAGGCCAAGGCCGCCGAGGAGGCGACCGGCCAGGCCGCGTCCGCCCCCTCGCGCACGTCCGAGCCCCGCCGCGACAAGCGCGGTGAGCGCGAGCGTCCGCCCCGCCGCGAGGAGCGCGGGGGCGAGCGTCCGCCCCGCCGCGAGGAGCGCCGCGCCGAGGGTCCGGGCGAGTCGCGCCGCGAGGAGCGCCGCGACGAGCGCACTGGCGACAAGCGCCGCCGGGATCGCCCCGACCGGGCCCCCGGGCGCTCGCTGGAGGCCGCTCCGGGCGAGGTGAAGCTGTGGATCAACCTGGGCAGCGAGGATGGCCTCGGCCCGGGCAGCATCGTCACCGCGCTGGAGGAGGCGGGCGCGCCGGCCAACACCGTGGTGCGCGCGGACCTCAAGCCGGGCTTCGCCTACGTCTTCGTGTCCGAGGGGGACCTGGCCGCCTACGAGGCCCTGTCCGGCAAGCAGTACAAGGACAAGACGCTCAAGGTGGAGAAGAGCCGGCCGCGCGGCGAGCGCGACCCGAACCGCCCCCCGCCCTCCCCCGACGCGGGCCCCGGCGAGGCGAAGCTCAAGTTCAACCTGGGCACGGATGACGGCCTGGACGAGGCGGGCTTCATCGCCGCCCTGGAGGCCGCGGGCGCTCCGGCGGGCCAGGTGACCCGGGCGCTCCTGCGCGGCCACTACGGCTACGCCTACGTGCCCGAGGACTCCGCCCAGGCCTTCGAGTCGCTCGAGGGCAAGGGCCACGGCCAGAAGACCCTCAAGGTGGACCGGCACCGGCCCCGCGGCACCCGCGAGCGTCCGCCCCGGCCCGAGCGCACCGAGACCCCCGAGCAGCCCGGCCAGGCCCGGCTGTGGGTGGGCCTGGGCCGCTCCGACGTCGCCGACGAGGCCACCGTCACCAGCACCCTGGAGTCGCTCGGGGCGCCGGCCGGCAAGGTGCAGCGCGTGGAGCTCAAGTCCACCTACGCCTACGTCTTCATCGCCGACGAGGACGTGGCCGCCTTCGAGGCGCTCCACGGCAAGTCGTACGGCGAGAACAAGACGCTCAAGCTCGAGCGCGCCCGCCGCAAGTAG
- a CDS encoding sigma-70 family RNA polymerase sigma factor — MAIGRKKTGGTGSRGRAKKPAEAPTPSESEAQEPETVEPEALEPLLEELEEVDAELEEATPSARAPSSALVRAGDAAVTRTDPLQAYMNEVHRHPLLKREEEVSLARSFRDTGNVQAAYRLVASNLRLVVKLAHEYHRNPLSLLDLVQEGNIGLMQAVKKYDPERGVKLSSYAAWWIRAYILRYIMDNWKMVKLGTTEAQRKLFFKLRQEQEKLVAQGFEVTPKMLADRLNVTEQDVVEMDQRLGHDEVSLDAPVGGDDSTATRGDRLLPSSSSMGAEERLGNEELRVLFREKLQEFAKSLEGKERYIFDHRLISDEPLTLQDIGDKYGVSRERARQIEAALINRMREYMREHIPDFDLVAVPKG; from the coding sequence ATGGCGATTGGGAGGAAGAAAACGGGCGGGACGGGCTCCCGGGGCCGGGCCAAGAAGCCCGCCGAGGCCCCGACCCCCTCGGAATCCGAGGCGCAGGAGCCCGAAACCGTCGAGCCGGAGGCCCTGGAACCCCTCCTGGAGGAACTGGAGGAGGTGGACGCCGAGCTGGAGGAGGCCACCCCCTCCGCCCGGGCGCCCTCCTCGGCCCTGGTGCGCGCGGGCGATGCGGCCGTCACCCGGACGGACCCCCTCCAGGCCTACATGAACGAGGTCCACCGCCACCCCCTGCTCAAGCGGGAGGAGGAGGTGTCGCTCGCCCGGAGTTTCCGTGACACTGGAAATGTCCAGGCCGCCTACCGGCTGGTGGCGAGCAACCTGAGACTCGTGGTGAAGCTGGCGCACGAGTACCACCGCAACCCCCTGTCCCTGTTGGACTTGGTGCAGGAGGGCAACATCGGGCTCATGCAGGCGGTGAAGAAGTACGACCCGGAGCGGGGGGTGAAGCTCAGCTCCTACGCCGCATGGTGGATCCGCGCCTACATCCTGCGCTACATCATGGACAACTGGAAGATGGTGAAGCTCGGGACCACCGAGGCCCAGCGCAAGCTCTTCTTCAAGCTGCGCCAGGAGCAGGAGAAGCTGGTGGCGCAGGGCTTCGAGGTGACGCCGAAGATGCTGGCCGACCGCCTCAACGTCACCGAGCAGGACGTGGTGGAGATGGACCAGCGGCTCGGGCACGACGAGGTGTCCCTGGACGCGCCGGTGGGTGGGGACGACTCGACGGCGACGCGGGGCGACCGGCTCCTGCCGTCCTCCTCGTCCATGGGCGCCGAGGAGCGGCTGGGCAACGAGGAGCTGCGGGTGCTCTTTCGCGAGAAGCTCCAGGAGTTCGCCAAGTCGCTCGAGGGCAAGGAGCGCTACATCTTCGACCACCGGCTCATCTCCGACGAGCCGCTCACCCTGCAGGACATTGGCGACAAGTACGGGGTGAGTCGCGAGCGGGCCCGGCAGATCGAGGCCGCGCTCATCAACCGGATGCGCGAGTACATGCGCGAGCACATCCCGGACTTCGACCTGGTGGCGGTCCCCAAGGGGTAG
- a CDS encoding nucleotidyltransferase: MSDTDTQTAERGSGPQPQRATPPIEQRPSKAPPPMQADQRPPIERGAHLLALSALKNAEIPFVVAGAYALHLYTGIYRDTKDLDLFLKREHVERAMEALSAMSFQTKMHDPVWIAKAYASDEYFADLIFSSGNGIAVVDDLWIDRATAGIVHGLPILVAPPEDIIWSKSFVCERERFDGTDINHLILARGKQMDWNHLMMRFQPHWEVLLAHLTFYRFAYPGQRDHVPQWVWEELLERARHQQNEPEKKKLCRGMIIAQGQYRVDVEHWGYADARMEEVPTFRDHRAPDDTKKK, from the coding sequence ATGAGCGACACCGACACCCAGACGGCGGAACGAGGCAGCGGGCCCCAGCCCCAGCGCGCCACCCCGCCCATCGAGCAGCGCCCGAGCAAGGCCCCGCCGCCAATGCAGGCGGACCAGCGCCCGCCCATCGAGCGGGGCGCGCACCTGCTCGCCCTGAGCGCGCTCAAGAACGCGGAGATTCCCTTCGTGGTGGCGGGCGCCTACGCGCTGCACCTCTATACGGGCATCTACCGGGACACCAAGGACCTGGACCTCTTCCTCAAGCGCGAGCACGTGGAGCGCGCCATGGAGGCCCTGTCCGCCATGTCCTTCCAGACGAAGATGCACGACCCGGTGTGGATCGCCAAGGCGTACGCCAGCGACGAGTACTTCGCGGACCTCATCTTCAGCTCTGGCAACGGCATCGCGGTGGTGGACGACCTGTGGATCGACCGGGCCACCGCGGGCATCGTGCACGGCCTGCCCATCCTGGTGGCGCCCCCCGAGGACATCATCTGGTCCAAGTCCTTCGTGTGCGAGCGCGAGCGCTTCGATGGCACGGACATCAACCACCTCATCCTCGCGCGCGGCAAGCAGATGGACTGGAACCATCTGATGATGCGCTTCCAGCCGCACTGGGAGGTGCTGCTCGCGCACCTGACCTTCTACCGCTTCGCCTACCCGGGCCAGCGCGACCACGTGCCCCAGTGGGTCTGGGAGGAGCTGCTCGAGCGCGCGCGCCACCAGCAGAACGAGCCCGAGAAGAAGAAGCTGTGCCGGGGGATGATCATCGCCCAGGGCCAGTACCGCGTGGACGTGGAGCACTGGGGCTACGCCGACGCCCGCATGGAAGAGGTGCCCACGTTCCGCGACCACCGCGCGCCGGACGACACGAAGAAGAAATAG
- a CDS encoding MBL fold metallo-hydrolase, whose protein sequence is MRLSLRREISLAVLASARNEAEHHEDLGCSIQGPTARPVRHAQAALKRRLAELGPERALREAQALVRWLEDTPRYAALCTEGPRRQGRRPLRSDVLFPDATRHTPRVLHLRRDAQGLDFPVKAREWPALAELFATLARGATPAELRALSARPAAGELLADLSGAGWLEEHEGTVPVPTPGALFVGHNTVLVASAQARVLVDPYFRPAHALDADYPPMQPKDLGPVDAVVITHSHGDHFHLGSLLQLPRDTRIFVPAVPRESLFSTDCVLRLTQLGYTRVEALGWGEERRVGDITVRALPFYGEQPTDGEGLYPGLFNQGNTWLVRAPGFSAAFFADAGHDVRGDMESVCHAVREEAPVDVLFCGVRGFRLEPLFFGYTTLDAYLVDVPLDALTRPQRLMAGPEEALRYGQWLGARYVVPCADGGAPWYWREGMGPRYPGYPGTPVSGASTRDENPDADPYPERLAQVRGRDKTLPRALLLRPGEAVGWHGRKAPDVLQYAGFRWPFGGPPGPPAA, encoded by the coding sequence ATGCGTCTGTCGCTGCGCCGGGAAATCAGTCTCGCCGTGCTCGCCTCGGCCCGGAACGAAGCCGAGCACCATGAGGATCTGGGCTGCAGCATCCAGGGGCCCACCGCCCGCCCCGTCCGCCACGCCCAGGCCGCGCTCAAGCGCCGGCTGGCGGAGCTGGGACCCGAGCGGGCCCTGCGCGAGGCCCAGGCGCTGGTGCGCTGGCTGGAGGACACGCCCCGCTACGCCGCGCTGTGCACCGAGGGGCCCCGGCGCCAGGGCCGCCGGCCGCTCCGGTCCGACGTGCTCTTCCCGGACGCCACCCGGCACACGCCCCGGGTGCTGCACCTGCGGCGCGACGCGCAGGGGCTCGACTTCCCGGTGAAGGCGCGCGAGTGGCCCGCGCTCGCCGAGCTCTTCGCCACGCTCGCGCGCGGCGCCACCCCGGCCGAGCTGCGCGCCCTGTCGGCCCGGCCCGCCGCGGGCGAGCTGCTCGCGGACCTGTCCGGCGCGGGCTGGCTGGAGGAACACGAGGGCACCGTGCCCGTGCCCACCCCGGGCGCGCTCTTCGTGGGCCACAACACCGTGCTGGTGGCGAGCGCCCAGGCGCGCGTGCTGGTGGACCCGTACTTCCGCCCCGCGCACGCGCTGGACGCGGACTACCCGCCCATGCAGCCCAAGGACCTGGGGCCGGTGGACGCGGTGGTCATCACCCACTCGCACGGGGACCACTTCCACCTGGGCTCGCTGCTGCAACTGCCGCGCGACACGCGCATCTTCGTGCCCGCCGTGCCGCGCGAGAGCCTCTTCTCCACCGACTGCGTGCTGCGGCTCACCCAGCTGGGCTACACGCGCGTGGAGGCGCTCGGCTGGGGCGAGGAGCGGCGCGTGGGCGACATCACCGTGCGCGCCCTGCCCTTCTACGGCGAGCAGCCCACCGACGGCGAGGGCCTCTACCCGGGGCTCTTCAACCAGGGCAACACGTGGCTCGTGCGCGCGCCGGGCTTCTCCGCGGCCTTCTTCGCCGACGCCGGCCACGACGTGCGCGGCGACATGGAGTCGGTGTGCCACGCCGTGCGCGAGGAGGCTCCCGTGGACGTGCTCTTCTGCGGCGTGCGCGGCTTCCGGCTCGAGCCGCTCTTCTTCGGCTACACCACCCTGGACGCCTACCTCGTCGACGTGCCGCTCGACGCGCTCACCCGGCCGCAGCGGCTCATGGCCGGCCCCGAGGAGGCGCTGCGCTATGGCCAGTGGCTCGGCGCCCGGTACGTGGTGCCCTGCGCGGATGGCGGCGCCCCCTGGTACTGGCGCGAGGGCATGGGCCCCCGCTACCCGGGCTACCCCGGCACGCCCGTGAGCGGCGCCAGCACCCGGGACGAGAACCCGGACGCGGACCCCTACCCCGAGCGCCTGGCCCAGGTCCGGGGGCGCGACAAGACCCTGCCCCGGGCCCTGCTCCTGCGTCCCGGCGAGGCGGTGGGCTGGCACGGCCGCAAGGCGCCCGATGTCCTTCAATACGCGGGCTTCCGCTGGCCCTTCGGCGGTCCGCCCGGCCCCCCGGCCGCCTGA
- a CDS encoding DUF6683 family protein: MKGVYRKVAVLATVGTLLGQVGLAAARPPSAYREYDSTLFVNGGFKLAFPKKGRAVSPREKGGEEAVSPVLLPLSVSSFRTVGNPIMPKRIASGVSDLDADTRRQLEAALLTLLREYEQMLDRNDDSRLKNNLAGAFNHLFGAAYRVLKGAGLSSEQQKSMLTQLNAGFALGLKEQRLSDRQKQELYEAAVLSGSIILGLSGEGRDKDVKTARALARSLLEQLMGISPERIHTEGEAVWVE, encoded by the coding sequence ATGAAGGGTGTTTACAGGAAGGTCGCCGTCCTCGCGACGGTGGGTACCCTCCTGGGTCAGGTGGGGCTCGCGGCCGCCCGGCCCCCGAGTGCCTACCGCGAGTACGACAGCACCCTGTTCGTCAACGGGGGCTTCAAGCTCGCCTTTCCCAAGAAAGGCCGGGCCGTCTCGCCGCGGGAGAAGGGGGGCGAGGAGGCCGTCTCGCCCGTGCTGTTGCCGCTGTCGGTGTCGTCGTTCCGCACCGTGGGCAACCCCATCATGCCCAAGCGCATCGCCTCGGGCGTGTCGGACCTGGACGCGGACACGCGCCGCCAGCTCGAGGCGGCCCTGCTGACGCTCTTGCGCGAGTACGAGCAGATGCTCGACCGCAACGACGACTCGCGCCTCAAGAACAACCTGGCCGGGGCCTTCAACCACCTCTTCGGCGCCGCCTACCGGGTGCTCAAGGGCGCGGGCCTGTCCTCCGAGCAGCAGAAGAGCATGCTGACGCAGCTCAACGCCGGCTTCGCCCTGGGGCTCAAGGAGCAGCGGCTGTCGGACCGGCAGAAGCAGGAGCTCTACGAGGCCGCCGTGCTCTCGGGCTCCATCATCCTCGGGCTGTCGGGCGAGGGGCGGGACAAGGACGTGAAGACGGCGCGCGCGCTGGCGCGCTCCCTGCTCGAGCAGCTCATGGGGATTTCCCCGGAGCGCATCCACACCGAGGGCGAGGCGGTGTGGGTGGAGTGA
- a CDS encoding beta-ketoacyl synthase N-terminal-like domain-containing protein, translated as MRRVGIFGWGVVAPRSRNIESFEKNLASSDSWLSAFTTGFGPNNFLVGQPDFDFSEYKPWVDARFPATRFAQLDKKMGQPTKMAIGSFIQALGQNPGLEKELQALGPRTHVYVGTGLGDLPTIHDITLGLHRAQRKWDRFWAAPERNSVLRRWLETREPLPGLPADPASVEENDRDEAEEAWWHFWAAQSPELGEYLAEQKQIEGLGVESGNVEAAKLAVIKEKRTRNQRLQKKWGAPEPPWNAVPAEILWNIHNMPASQISILGKLTGMSFAPVAACSSFGYGLKLALDAIRSGDAQAVVLGMTDPPPHPLVVGGFYNARVVSADGAVSKPLTQLRGTHVAGGSVVWILGDLEHFTAKGLKPLGMEPVTVGVTSDADHIITPSKEGPTLAIHEALGKAGLTPADMGSWDLHATATPGDFLEMETLRAVMPESVLVTARKGTFGHGMSAGGGWELTAQYLGYAAGQVFPTPLGEGELNKEIGRVHGRYVFDAAVASPQGCAGKLSMGVGGINACVISRPWP; from the coding sequence GTGCGCAGAGTCGGAATCTTTGGCTGGGGAGTGGTCGCGCCCCGGTCGCGGAACATCGAGTCCTTCGAGAAGAACCTGGCCTCCTCGGACAGCTGGCTGTCCGCGTTCACCACGGGGTTTGGTCCCAACAACTTCCTGGTGGGCCAGCCGGACTTCGATTTCTCCGAGTACAAGCCGTGGGTGGACGCGCGCTTTCCCGCCACGCGCTTCGCCCAGCTCGACAAGAAGATGGGCCAGCCCACGAAGATGGCCATCGGCTCCTTCATCCAGGCGCTCGGCCAGAACCCGGGCCTGGAGAAGGAGCTGCAGGCGCTCGGGCCGCGCACGCACGTCTACGTGGGCACGGGCCTGGGCGACCTGCCGACCATCCACGACATCACGCTCGGCCTGCACCGCGCCCAGCGCAAGTGGGACCGGTTCTGGGCGGCGCCCGAGCGCAACAGCGTGCTGCGCCGCTGGCTGGAGACGCGCGAGCCCTTGCCGGGCCTGCCGGCGGACCCCGCGAGCGTGGAGGAGAATGACCGGGACGAGGCCGAGGAGGCCTGGTGGCACTTCTGGGCCGCCCAGTCCCCGGAGCTCGGCGAGTACCTGGCCGAGCAGAAGCAGATCGAGGGCCTGGGCGTGGAGAGCGGCAACGTGGAGGCCGCCAAGCTCGCCGTCATCAAGGAGAAGCGCACGCGCAACCAGCGCCTGCAGAAGAAGTGGGGCGCGCCCGAGCCGCCGTGGAACGCGGTGCCGGCGGAGATCCTCTGGAACATCCACAACATGCCCGCCTCGCAGATCTCCATCCTGGGCAAGCTCACCGGCATGAGCTTCGCGCCCGTGGCGGCGTGCTCCTCGTTCGGCTACGGGCTCAAGCTGGCGCTGGACGCCATCCGCTCCGGGGACGCCCAGGCGGTGGTGCTGGGCATGACGGACCCGCCGCCGCACCCGCTCGTGGTGGGCGGCTTCTACAACGCGCGCGTGGTGAGCGCGGACGGCGCCGTGTCCAAGCCCCTCACCCAGCTGCGCGGCACGCACGTGGCGGGCGGCTCGGTGGTGTGGATCCTCGGGGACCTGGAGCACTTCACCGCCAAGGGGCTCAAGCCCCTGGGCATGGAGCCCGTCACCGTGGGCGTCACCTCGGACGCCGACCACATCATCACCCCCTCCAAGGAAGGCCCCACCCTGGCCATCCACGAGGCCCTGGGCAAGGCGGGCCTGACGCCCGCGGACATGGGCAGCTGGGACTTGCACGCCACGGCCACCCCGGGTGACTTCCTGGAGATGGAGACCCTGCGCGCGGTGATGCCCGAGTCGGTGCTCGTCACGGCGCGCAAGGGCACCTTCGGCCACGGCATGAGCGCGGGCGGAGGCTGGGAGCTGACGGCCCAGTACCTCGGCTACGCGGCGGGCCAGGTGTTCCCCACGCCCCTGGGCGAGGGCGAGCTCAACAAGGAGATTGGCCGGGTGCACGGCCGCTACGTCTTCGACGCGGCGGTGGCCTCGCCCCAGGGCTGCGCCGGCAAGCTGTCCATGGGCGTGGGCGGCATCAACGCCTGCGTCATCTCCCGCCCCTGGCCGTAG
- a CDS encoding molecular chaperone DnaJ: protein MAKGGQTPTDPASPWMREAWQLKDAGDVVAARRLATRVLAREPGPEDAAQARDLLRRATPPPALFGFAALAALLLVLLVGLAAARY from the coding sequence ATGGCGAAAGGCGGACAGACGCCCACAGACCCCGCGTCTCCCTGGATGCGCGAGGCGTGGCAGCTCAAGGACGCGGGCGACGTGGTGGCCGCGCGCCGTCTCGCCACGCGGGTGCTCGCGCGGGAGCCGGGCCCCGAGGACGCGGCCCAGGCGCGCGACCTGTTGCGCCGGGCCACGCCGCCCCCCGCCCTCTTTGGTTTCGCGGCGCTCGCCGCGCTTCTCCTCGTGCTGCTCGTGGGGCTCGCCGCCGCGCGCTACTAG
- a CDS encoding DUF4159 domain-containing protein, with the protein MSVRPLSRRHLLFGSAALVPLLSGRASAFGEKSRFIPAVARHGGRWDGRLSGLRRIAWELQRRTSVEVLPDARPFALSSPDIFEFPFLYLGGDGAFPPFSTAEVENLRRYLTFGGFLLADANDGSDGQGFDASFRRELARVLPQSPLRDVPSTHVVFKSFFLLESAPGRLLNKPQLQAASIGKRAAVMYSQNDLAGAWSRSEAGDYEFDVSPGGEPQRELAVRLGVNLCMYALCLDYKDDAVHLPLILNKRR; encoded by the coding sequence ATGTCCGTGCGCCCCCTCAGCCGTCGCCACCTCCTGTTCGGGAGCGCGGCGCTCGTCCCGTTGCTCTCCGGTCGTGCCTCGGCCTTTGGCGAGAAGAGCCGCTTCATCCCCGCCGTGGCGCGTCACGGGGGCCGCTGGGACGGGCGGTTGTCGGGGCTCCGACGAATCGCCTGGGAGCTGCAGCGGCGCACCTCGGTGGAGGTGCTCCCCGACGCCCGGCCCTTCGCCCTGTCCAGCCCGGACATCTTCGAGTTCCCCTTCCTCTACCTGGGCGGGGACGGGGCCTTTCCGCCCTTCAGCACCGCCGAGGTGGAGAACCTGCGGCGCTACCTCACCTTCGGCGGCTTCCTGCTCGCCGACGCCAACGACGGCAGTGACGGCCAGGGCTTCGACGCGAGCTTCCGCCGCGAGCTCGCCCGGGTGCTGCCGCAGAGCCCCCTGCGCGACGTGCCCTCCACGCACGTCGTCTTCAAGAGCTTCTTCCTCCTGGAGTCCGCCCCGGGGCGACTGCTCAACAAGCCCCAGTTGCAGGCGGCGAGCATCGGCAAGCGCGCCGCGGTGATGTACTCGCAGAACGACCTGGCCGGGGCGTGGAGCCGCAGCGAGGCGGGCGACTACGAGTTCGACGTGTCCCCCGGCGGAGAGCCCCAGCGCGAGCTCGCCGTGCGCCTGGGGGTGAATCTCTGCATGTACGCCCTCTGCCTGGACTACAAGGACGACGCCGTCCACCTGCCGCTCATCCTCAACAAGCGCCGCTGA